A region of the Rhizobium leguminosarum bv. trifolii WSM1325 genome:
GTCGGAGAGGCCCGCATCGTCTTCATGGACGAGCCGACCGCCTCGCTCACCCAGTCCGAGACCGATCATCTGCTGGCGATCGTGCGCACGCTGTCGGCTTCGGGCGTTGCCGTGGTCTTCGTCAGCCATCGTCTTGCGGAAGTGCTGGAAATCTCCTCGCGCATTACGGTGCTGCGCGATGGCGCGCTGGTCGGGGTCTATCCGGTGGAGGGCATGACCCAGTCTAAGGTCACCGAGCTAATGACCGGGCGCACCTTCGACCAGAACGTTCGCGCCCGCGACCGATCGCAGAACCCGGTCCTGCTCTCCGTCAGCAAGCTTTCCCGGGCTGGCGAGTTCGAGGACATTTCCTTCGATCTGCGCCGTGGCGAAACGCTCGGGATCACCGGCCTGCTCGGCGCAGGGCGCACCGAACTTGCGCTGACGCTCTTCGGCATGCGCCGTCCCGCCGCCGGAACGATCGTGCTGGAGGGAAAGCCGATGCGCTTTGCCTCCAACCGCGAGGCGATCACATCAGGTGTCGCCTATCTCTCCGAAGACCGCCTTTCGCTTGGTCTCAACCAGCCGCAATCCATCGCCGACAATCTGGTCATGGCCTCGCTCAACCGTATCCTGGGCGGCCGGCTCATTTCGCCGGAAAAGAAGCGCGCGCTCGTCGCGCGCTGGATCGCCGATCTCGGCATCAGGATCGGCAAGCAGGACGATGCGATCTCGACGCTTTCGGGCGGCAACCAGCAGCGCGTCGCGATCGCCAAATGGCTCGCCACCGATCCAAAAGTGTTGATCCTCGATGCGCCCACGGTCGGCGTCGATGTCGGCGCGCGCGCCGGCATCTTCGAAATCGTTGCGCGTCTGGCCGAGACGGGGCTTGCGATCATCCTCATCTCGGACGAGGTGCCGGAGGTCTATTTCAACGCCGATCGGATCGTCCATATGGAAAAGGG
Encoded here:
- a CDS encoding ABC transporter related (PFAM: ABC transporter related~SMART: AAA ATPase~KEGG: sme:SM_b20485 putative sugar ABC transporter ATP-binding protein); this encodes MSTATDDGVKAQPLLSLRGINMTFGGVKALKNVSFEVLPGEVHCLAGENGSGKSTLIKVISGVYRPADGAEIVFDGETISHMTPGMAQSRGIQIIWQDLALFPEMRVAENIAFQTLSGSRPRFVNYAAIRRIAEDALARLGITLDVDRPLKDFAIAQRQIVAIARALVGEARIVFMDEPTASLTQSETDHLLAIVRTLSASGVAVVFVSHRLAEVLEISSRITVLRDGALVGVYPVEGMTQSKVTELMTGRTFDQNVRARDRSQNPVLLSVSKLSRAGEFEDISFDLRRGETLGITGLLGAGRTELALTLFGMRRPAAGTIVLEGKPMRFASNREAITSGVAYLSEDRLSLGLNQPQSIADNLVMASLNRILGGRLISPEKKRALVARWIADLGIRIGKQDDAISTLSGGNQQRVAIAKWLATDPKVLILDAPTVGVDVGARAGIFEIVARLAETGLAIILISDEVPEVYFNADRIVHMEKGRIAGWHDPRTTTLKDLEAAVYA